The Nocardioides sp. cx-173 genome segment CGCGGGTACAGGTCGGCGACCAGCGCCAGGGTGGCGGGGACCAGGCCGCCGCCGCCGAGCCCTTGCAGGAACCGGCCGGCGACCATGCTCGGCATGTCGTAGGCGAGCGTCGTCACCAGCGAGCCCAGCGCGAAGACCACCAGGGCGGCGACCAGCACCGGCACCCGGCCGCGCAGGTCCGCGATCCGCCCGATCAGCGGCAGCATCGCGACGTAGCCCAGCAGGAACCCCGAGATGATCGGGGCGGCCCGCTGCAGCTCCTCGGTGGAGACGCCGACGGCGCCGACCATCTCGGGCAGCGCCAGCACGACGACGTAGGTGTCGGCGGCGGCGAACGCCACGGCTACCGCGGCCAGGCCGAGCAACCACCGCGGGGAGCGAGTCACGGCGCGGCGATGTCCTTCTCGGTGCCGTAGTCGTCGAACGTGAGGGTGTAGGTCATCGAGTCCGCGCCCTGGTAGAAGGCGCCGGTCAGCACGGCCGAGCGCAGCTCACCGGAGTCGGAGACCGTGTAGGTGACGTCGAAGTCGCCGGTGGAGCCCGGGATGATGTTCTTCACGACGGTCCCGGGGACCGTGCCGGAGTACTCGGTCAGGATCTCCTTGTTGCCCTCGCCCCCGCGGATGGACTCGCCCTTCTCGAGCCCCTCGGTCGCGGGCAGCAGCGAGGAGAAGCCCTTGTCGGGGCTCATCAGCTGCGCCGGGTCCGGCGCGCCGTACTCGCCGGGGTCGACCTCCTGCATGCCCGGGCTGAGCGGGATCTCGGCGTAGACCTTGCCGCCGACGGCGATCACCGGCACCTGGAACTGGCCGGCGGAGATCGAGACGTCGATGGTGCCGTCGAAGGCCGGCGCGTGCGTGCCGACGCCCTCGGCGGCGAGGATGCCGGTCACGCCGTCGGGCAGGTCGCTGGTCTCGAGGGTGATCATCACGCCGGCGGTGTCGTCCAGCTCCGCCTTGGCCGAGGCCAGGACCTCCTCCGGGGGACGGTCCTCGGAGCCGCCGCCCTCGTCGCTGTCACCGCCGCAGGCGGTGAGGGCGAGCAGGAGGGCAGGGACGGCCAACGCGGCCAGGCGGGAACGCATGCGGTCAGCCTTCCACATCGCTGTCGGCCGGTACGCCGATCCGCGCGGACAGCGGGCCCGCGCAGGCGGCGATCGGCTGGGAGCCGGGCAGACCGGACCCGTCGCGGCGACCGTTGGCCTCCGGCAGCTCGACCGGCGCACCGCTGGCTGCGGCGGCGCGAGCCGGGGCGACGCCGGCCCACGCGAAGACCAGGGTGTCCTCGCCCTTGAGGAACCGGTGGCAG includes the following:
- a CDS encoding LppX_LprAFG lipoprotein, encoding MRSRLAALAVPALLLALTACGGDSDEGGGSEDRPPEEVLASAKAELDDTAGVMITLETSDLPDGVTGILAAEGVGTHAPAFDGTIDVSISAGQFQVPVIAVGGKVYAEIPLSPGMQEVDPGEYGAPDPAQLMSPDKGFSSLLPATEGLEKGESIRGGEGNKEILTEYSGTVPGTVVKNIIPGSTGDFDVTYTVSDSGELRSAVLTGAFYQGADSMTYTLTFDDYGTEKDIAAP